One Bradyrhizobium zhanjiangense DNA segment encodes these proteins:
- a CDS encoding EF-hand domain-containing protein: MYTRVLGLTISALMLTYGPVGAIAQDRMIPQPDQQQMQFHPTGQEGASTMGQGGMLGHGMMGGRMMGRGMMGGSAMGSPFMMRMMFALMDADGDGTISLQEFQAAHERIFKAMDSNKDGKLTLEEMQVFIHGTR, translated from the coding sequence ATGTACACGCGCGTTCTGGGACTCACGATATCTGCTCTCATGCTGACGTACGGCCCGGTCGGTGCGATCGCACAAGACCGAATGATACCCCAGCCAGATCAGCAACAAATGCAATTCCATCCCACGGGCCAGGAAGGCGCGAGCACGATGGGGCAAGGCGGCATGTTGGGGCACGGAATGATGGGAGGACGTATGATGGGGCGCGGCATGATGGGTGGGAGCGCGATGGGATCACCCTTTATGATGCGCATGATGTTCGCTCTGATGGACGCCGACGGCGATGGGACCATCTCACTGCAGGAGTTTCAGGCAGCTCACGAACGGATCTTCAAGGCAATGGACAGCAATAAAGATGGCAAGCTGACCCTGGAGGAGATGCAAGTGTTCATACACGGCACGAGGTGA
- a CDS encoding disulfide bond formation protein B — translation MTTRSAAIPAFKPASAGPALTASLLVTLIAAATIAGAWFFQLVLEIVPCPLCLEQRYAYYLAIPLGALTALAARSGAPRPLLLAALAILALATLANAGLGTYHSGVEWGFWQGPTDCSGPVVNLGNAGDLFSRLDTVKVVRCDEVQWRFLGLSLAGYNVLISLLMAAIAAWGFMRTAKR, via the coding sequence GTGACGACCCGGAGTGCTGCCATACCAGCTTTCAAGCCGGCCAGCGCCGGTCCCGCGCTGACCGCCTCACTGCTCGTCACGCTGATCGCCGCCGCCACGATCGCGGGGGCCTGGTTCTTCCAGCTCGTGCTTGAGATTGTGCCCTGTCCGCTCTGCCTGGAGCAGCGCTACGCCTATTATCTCGCGATCCCGCTCGGTGCCCTCACGGCGCTTGCGGCCAGGAGCGGCGCGCCGCGGCCGCTGCTGCTCGCTGCGTTGGCGATCCTCGCGCTGGCGACGCTCGCCAATGCCGGTCTCGGCACCTATCACTCCGGCGTCGAATGGGGGTTTTGGCAGGGGCCGACTGACTGCTCCGGTCCCGTGGTCAATCTCGGCAACGCCGGCGACCTTTTCTCGCGGCTCGACACCGTGAAGGTGGTCCGCTGCGACGAGGTGCAGTGGCGCTTCCTCGGCCTCTCGCTGGCCGGCTACAACGTGCTGATCTCGCTGCTGATGGCCGCAATCGCCGCATGGGGATTTATGCGGACGGCGAAGCGTTAG
- a CDS encoding AbrB family transcriptional regulator: MKQIVASLPFEWPSRANVLSTMETLVIGTAGGLVFLVAGLPGGLISGAMIAVGIAAIAGRQLALPPILTQTVLVLLGISLGSVVSRHLIQQVSAYPVTIGLLALATFCSTFGSSYYLQRVHGWDRTSAFLAGSPGALSQITILAVERGADLPGIAVVQTMRVIILTAALPMVLAIAGVAPSAAPSLTTTIASPLGLVVLAAASLAVALFLRLIKFPASWMFGAMIASSVLHGAGWVEGGLPNWVRGVALVGIGALIGSRFARMRIKTLAGHLNAALGSFTVAIAVSALFVGIVALTTPVKFSDVVVAFAPGAMDAMLALALTLHIDPIFVGAHHLSRFVFVTIATPGIVHLFGRTQDDVDD; the protein is encoded by the coding sequence GTGAAACAAATCGTCGCCTCCCTGCCGTTCGAATGGCCGAGCCGTGCCAATGTCTTGAGCACGATGGAGACGCTTGTCATCGGCACCGCCGGTGGCCTCGTGTTTCTCGTCGCGGGCCTTCCCGGCGGGCTGATCTCGGGCGCGATGATCGCGGTCGGGATCGCCGCAATCGCCGGCCGCCAGCTGGCGCTGCCGCCGATCCTGACCCAGACCGTGCTGGTGCTGCTCGGCATTTCGCTGGGCTCGGTGGTCTCACGCCATCTGATCCAGCAGGTCAGCGCCTATCCCGTCACCATCGGCCTGCTTGCGCTCGCGACCTTCTGCTCGACCTTCGGATCGAGCTATTACCTGCAGCGCGTCCATGGCTGGGACCGTACCTCGGCCTTCCTTGCCGGTAGTCCCGGCGCGCTGTCGCAGATCACGATCCTGGCGGTCGAGCGCGGCGCCGACCTGCCGGGCATCGCGGTGGTGCAGACCATGCGCGTCATCATCCTCACCGCGGCGCTGCCGATGGTGCTGGCGATCGCGGGCGTGGCGCCCTCAGCCGCACCGTCGCTGACGACGACGATCGCCTCGCCGCTCGGCCTCGTGGTGCTGGCCGCAGCTTCGCTGGCGGTGGCGCTCTTCTTGCGGCTGATCAAATTTCCGGCGAGCTGGATGTTCGGCGCGATGATCGCCTCCAGCGTGCTGCATGGCGCCGGTTGGGTCGAGGGCGGCCTGCCAAACTGGGTACGCGGCGTGGCCCTGGTCGGAATCGGCGCCCTGATCGGCAGCCGCTTCGCGCGGATGCGGATCAAGACGCTCGCGGGTCATCTCAACGCGGCGCTGGGCTCGTTTACAGTGGCAATCGCCGTCTCCGCCCTCTTCGTCGGCATCGTCGCGCTCACCACGCCGGTGAAATTCTCCGATGTCGTCGTTGCCTTCGCACCGGGCGCGATGGACGCGATGCTGGCGCTGGCCCTGACGCTACACATCGACCCGATCTTCGTCGGCGCCCATCATCTGTCGCGCTTCGTCTTCGTGACGATCGCGACACCCGGCATCGTGCACTTGTTCGGGCGCACGCAAGATGATGTGGATGATTGA
- a CDS encoding PsiF family protein, whose product MTFTSRLAALALVSLLATGTAFAQTAAPAAKTDAAATADRKAPKERSAESLECSKQADAKGLKGKERKKFRRECMKEAKAGTAAPAAPAADKK is encoded by the coding sequence ATGACCTTCACCTCCCGCCTCGCCGCCCTCGCTCTCGTCTCCCTGCTCGCCACCGGCACCGCCTTCGCACAGACCGCCGCGCCGGCCGCCAAAACCGACGCTGCTGCCACCGCCGACAGGAAGGCGCCGAAGGAGCGCTCGGCCGAATCGCTCGAATGCTCCAAGCAGGCGGACGCCAAGGGATTGAAGGGCAAGGAGCGCAAGAAATTTCGCCGCGAGTGCATGAAGGAAGCAAAGGCCGGCACCGCCGCGCCCGCCGCCCCTGCCGCCGACAAGAAGTAA
- a CDS encoding TetR/AcrR family transcriptional regulator: MSDGKGDVWVEAGFTELARSGVEGVRVEVLAKNLGVTKGGFYRRFADRAALLEAILERWREGRIAAIAQQTSLDGQQPRERLKAVIQLYSERLNPAAMAIELAIRQWARSDEGAAAAVASVDAARLKHVAELYRATGLAAEEAEAQAFLFYCFIFGQSMLFVERGPRKRSQLVAKSAEKLLG; encoded by the coding sequence ATGAGCGACGGCAAGGGCGATGTCTGGGTCGAGGCAGGGTTTACCGAGCTCGCCCGCTCGGGGGTCGAGGGGGTGCGGGTGGAGGTGCTCGCCAAGAATCTCGGCGTCACCAAGGGCGGTTTCTATCGCCGTTTCGCCGACCGGGCCGCACTGCTCGAAGCCATTCTGGAACGCTGGCGCGAGGGACGTATCGCGGCGATCGCGCAGCAGACGAGTCTCGACGGACAACAGCCCCGCGAGCGGCTGAAGGCGGTGATCCAGCTCTATTCCGAGCGGCTCAATCCGGCAGCCATGGCGATCGAGCTCGCGATCCGGCAATGGGCTCGCTCCGATGAGGGCGCAGCGGCGGCGGTGGCGAGCGTGGACGCGGCGCGGCTCAAGCACGTCGCCGAGCTCTATCGCGCGACCGGCCTTGCGGCCGAGGAGGCCGAGGCGCAGGCCTTCCTGTTCTATTGCTTCATCTTCGGCCAGAGCATGTTGTTCGTCGAGCGCGGCCCGCGCAAGCGGTCGCAGCTCGTGGCGAAATCGGCCGAGAAGCTGTTGGGCTAG
- a CDS encoding acyl-CoA thioesterase, with amino-acid sequence MEEATYRGTVYPWQCDHVGHMNIMWYVGKFDEANWNLFARLGLTPSYLRSSGRGMAAVQQNIAYKRELLAGDIVEIRSHLLEVRDKSIRFRHDMMNAETGEFAATCEITGVHMDRQLRKSVPFTDTIREIAMKHLSVPAEA; translated from the coding sequence ATGGAGGAGGCGACCTATCGCGGCACGGTCTATCCGTGGCAATGCGATCATGTCGGCCACATGAACATCATGTGGTATGTCGGCAAGTTCGACGAGGCCAACTGGAATCTGTTCGCCCGGCTCGGACTGACGCCGAGCTATCTGCGCAGCTCGGGCCGCGGCATGGCCGCGGTGCAGCAGAACATCGCCTACAAGCGCGAGCTGCTCGCCGGCGACATCGTCGAGATCCGCAGCCATCTGCTTGAAGTTCGCGACAAGTCGATCCGCTTCCGGCATGACATGATGAATGCGGAGACCGGCGAATTCGCGGCGACCTGCGAGATCACCGGCGTGCACATGGATCGCCAATTACGGAAGTCCGTACCGTTCACCGATACCATCCGAGAGATCGCCATGAAGCACCTTTCCGTGCCGGCGGAGGCGTGA
- a CDS encoding PaaI family thioesterase: MVAFEPKNPDYRAAAMAMFAAQPAMHTLGISIVHLAPGEVELAMLHSAAFTQQNGFVHAGIITAGLDNACGVAAFTLMPREADILTVEFKTTLLAPARGARFVFRAEVVKPGRMLTFCEARAFAEHEGKTTLIASMTGTLMAMLPRAAASQAPAAIRA, encoded by the coding sequence ATGGTCGCATTCGAGCCGAAAAACCCCGATTACCGCGCGGCGGCCATGGCGATGTTCGCGGCCCAGCCGGCAATGCACACGCTCGGCATCTCGATTGTCCATCTCGCCCCGGGCGAGGTGGAGCTGGCGATGCTGCATTCGGCTGCCTTCACGCAGCAGAACGGGTTTGTCCATGCCGGTATCATCACCGCAGGCCTGGACAATGCCTGCGGCGTCGCCGCTTTCACCCTGATGCCACGTGAAGCGGACATCCTCACCGTCGAGTTCAAGACCACGCTGCTCGCACCTGCTCGCGGTGCGCGCTTTGTCTTCAGGGCCGAGGTAGTCAAACCCGGCCGCATGCTGACCTTCTGCGAGGCCAGGGCCTTTGCCGAACATGAGGGCAAGACGACGCTGATCGCTTCCATGACCGGCACGCTGATGGCGATGCTGCCACGCGCTGCGGCGTCGCAAGCGCCGGCCGCGATCCGCGCATAG
- a CDS encoding DsbA family protein, giving the protein MAGSGNKRLVATRRAALTLIGAGALAAGGITFARAAADDDEVLTETKVLRDPDTPVAGNPDGNITIVEWSDYNCPYCRKLEPELRQVVQDDGKVRLVMKDWPILGPVSVTAARTALAAKFQGKYHQAHDAMMGVSSRLTEPRINELLAGAGVDMDRLKHDLAGHAKDIDAILKRNNEQAEAFGFRGTPSFIVGKYRVPGVLSMNEFEQVIADARKAKMN; this is encoded by the coding sequence ATGGCTGGATCTGGGAATAAGCGCCTTGTGGCGACGCGGCGCGCGGCGTTGACGCTGATCGGGGCGGGTGCCTTGGCGGCGGGCGGGATCACTTTCGCGCGCGCCGCCGCCGATGACGACGAGGTGCTGACCGAAACCAAGGTGCTGCGCGATCCCGACACGCCGGTTGCCGGCAATCCCGACGGCAACATCACCATCGTCGAATGGTCCGACTACAATTGTCCCTATTGCCGCAAGCTCGAGCCCGAGCTGCGCCAAGTCGTCCAGGACGACGGCAAGGTGCGGCTGGTGATGAAGGATTGGCCGATCCTCGGGCCGGTCTCGGTCACGGCGGCGCGGACCGCGCTCGCGGCGAAATTCCAGGGCAAGTACCATCAGGCCCACGACGCCATGATGGGCGTCAGCTCGCGCCTGACCGAGCCGCGCATCAACGAGCTTCTCGCTGGCGCCGGCGTCGACATGGACCGCCTGAAGCACGATCTCGCCGGCCATGCCAAGGACATCGACGCGATTCTCAAGCGCAACAATGAGCAAGCTGAAGCCTTTGGCTTCCGCGGCACGCCGTCCTTCATTGTCGGCAAGTACCGCGTACCGGGCGTGCTGAGCATGAACGAGTTCGAGCAGGTCATTGCCGACGCACGCAAGGCCAAGATGAACTGA
- a CDS encoding phospholipase codes for MTEAVVDDIVAVLPPLLNALEALGFFQRHLHPPAFASVMNAIGAPDEALQAAQAAIGDWPEQFAGLRDRLDRACDETLAAFAGIREVERGNGDLVAVFRALRHLPRAQEALYPLALQFPPVSSFFLNAANRENADLLSRLEVGASENTGIFHDHNEPGSRGGFSVYVPEYYMSDRAMPLVMALHGGSGNGRGFLWSWLRDARSLGSILVAPTATGPTWALMGDDGDTPNLMRILETVRGRWTVDASRMLLTGMSDGGTFCYVTGLDGASPFTHLAPVSATFHPLMAEMADATRLQRLPVFITHGKLDWMFPVQTARQTQAALAAAGADVTYREIDDLSHTYPREINAELLEWLNGT; via the coding sequence ATGACCGAGGCCGTGGTGGACGACATCGTGGCCGTGCTGCCGCCGCTGCTCAACGCGCTGGAGGCGCTCGGCTTCTTCCAGCGGCATCTGCACCCGCCGGCCTTCGCGTCGGTGATGAACGCGATCGGCGCGCCTGACGAGGCGCTGCAAGCGGCGCAGGCAGCGATCGGCGACTGGCCGGAGCAGTTCGCCGGCCTACGCGATCGGCTCGATCGCGCCTGCGACGAGACGCTCGCCGCCTTTGCCGGCATTCGCGAGGTCGAGCGTGGCAATGGCGACCTCGTCGCGGTGTTCCGCGCGCTGCGCCACCTGCCGCGCGCACAGGAGGCGCTCTATCCGCTGGCCCTGCAGTTTCCCCCGGTGAGCAGCTTCTTTCTCAACGCTGCCAATCGCGAAAATGCCGATCTGTTGTCGCGGCTCGAAGTCGGCGCGAGCGAAAATACCGGCATCTTCCATGATCACAACGAGCCCGGCAGCCGCGGTGGCTTCTCGGTCTATGTGCCCGAATATTACATGTCCGATCGCGCCATGCCGCTGGTGATGGCGCTGCATGGCGGCAGCGGTAACGGGCGCGGTTTCCTGTGGAGCTGGTTGCGCGATGCGCGCAGCCTTGGCTCAATCCTGGTGGCGCCGACGGCAACCGGCCCGACCTGGGCGCTGATGGGCGACGATGGCGACACGCCGAATCTTATGCGCATCCTCGAGACCGTGCGCGGCCGATGGACGGTCGATGCCTCGCGGATGCTGCTGACCGGCATGAGCGACGGCGGCACCTTCTGCTACGTCACCGGCCTCGACGGCGCCTCGCCATTCACGCATCTTGCGCCGGTGTCGGCGACTTTCCATCCGCTGATGGCGGAGATGGCGGACGCCACGCGCCTCCAGCGCCTGCCGGTCTTCATCACCCACGGCAAGCTCGACTGGATGTTTCCGGTGCAGACCGCGCGGCAGACGCAGGCGGCGCTCGCTGCCGCTGGCGCCGACGTCACCTATCGGGAGATCGACGACCTCAGTCACACCTATCCGCGCGAAATCAACGCGGAGCTGCTGGAATGGCTGAATGGGACATGA